Genomic window (Diabrotica undecimpunctata isolate CICGRU chromosome 6, icDiaUnde3, whole genome shotgun sequence):
accatttgctgttatatattttcaatattattatatggagctgagacttggacattaaaaaaacgcaatttaaaaagaatcgaggctttagaactctggttatactgcagagtattaaaaatatcatggactgatagaattataaataaagaagtactggaatgggttggtaaagaaacagaactaatcaccactatacaaaccagaaaactggaatacctaggccacgtgatgaggggaccaggTGAGAGgatatacagggaaagattcaaggaagaagatttGTTGGCGAAGGCAGAACTCATAGTTGAAGAATccacgtgattggtatcaatgcagatcgaatGTATTTGTTTAGAACAGCAAGTTAAAAAAAACCTCCGTAAGGAGACggtactctaagaagaagaaagaaaacaaaatcagTATCCCGCAATGATTGCCGggccatcagcttaatgagccacattttaaagttatttgtaaaaattatacatcaaaggatatatagactatgAGAAGAAgaaatcagccgtacacagtttggttttggGAACGCAATAAGAGATGCACTCTTTAGCAttcaagtgctatttcaacgatgtagagatgtgaattgcgatatttatgcatgctttatTGACTAAAATAAAGCATgtgatacagtaaaacacgacaagctgatggagatattaacaaatataggaataaacacctgtgatctaagaaatATTAGCAATCTATatagtcctgtttgtgcttatatttgatcttcttacgattaGTTCAaatactaggttgaataaattcgttaatagcggatccccttgttttaaacctctattcaccgtgaactgtcttgaaaagcttccttccattattaccctattcatcgtgttcctaagcgtcattctcactaTAAGTAGTAATGGCAAATGTAGAACAGAATTGAAATATTgcactgtttttttaataattttaacttttttctttCAGCTTTTATCCTACGATGAAGAACAATACATAGATGAAGCTCCACATAATGACATTTACCCCCACTTCAACCAGGAACTTAACAAAAACGCCCCATCAAACCTAGGTACGACTAATCATAAACAacgaaacaacaaaaaattaaataaggtCAAAAGCTCTCACAAATCAAGTAGAGCAAGAAGACATTCTTCCAAGGAACATTTTTTTGAAAGTCAAAAAATTCCTGTAGTTGAACCAAATGGTAAAAACGGTGAAATACACCGATTCGATAAAAAATTTCCAGAAAGATATCAGCAAGACAATCAGGATAAATATAATAAGAGAGAAATACAAATAAATGTGTTAAAAGATGGCAAGCTTATAAAATCAATccaagaaaatgaaaaggattCAAAATCTTTAGTATTTAATATTGAAGCTGTAAACGATGACAAAAATAGTATTGAACAAAACAGCAAAAATTTCAAATTGCCAAAATCACTCCTCAATATTAGTCCTTTTCAAAGAAGTTTACATTCTGATAGTAAAGAATTATTTAACAAAGACCACGAGAATGTTTTAAACTACAACAATCTTTTTAGCGttaatgaaaaactaaatacagataGAAACATTGCTGACAAGACTTTAAAAGACAATGCACTCTTTTACCAAGTTACGGAGCCAAATTCTCACTCAATAATTCATCAGCCTCTTCATCCATTCTTTCAGTCAAATATCTCCAACTTTATCACACCTCAAAATGTTCAAgaaaaacaaaatcaattttatGGCAATAAATTTAAAGACATGAGCAAATTCTGGACTGCTTCAGAAAAAGATCGGCTACAAAAAGGTATAGAATTTGCTCAAGATAATCCGAATTTGAAGAATGGTGTTCAAGATAATGGGTTTGAATCTGCCAAAAGTATCGTTGTTGAAGACAGTCCAAATAAGGATTCAAGTGTAGAAAAGGGACCGCAACAACTTTCATTAAAACGAAATTCAGACTATAAAGATGGTTCTATACTAGGTTTAGATAATTATGTTAATAATGCAGCTTCTGAAAATGTAAATGAAATGCTTAATAAGAACTTGAACATTATTGAACATCCTGATAAAAACGTTCGTCATAAAGAAAACATAGATGTAACTGTAAGTTTTTTTAACGATactgaaaaaaatcaaaatgttgACAATACGAAACCGACAGATTCAAATACTGAAGTAGTTCTTGATAATGAAGATATGAGTaaggaaaatgaaaataataataatcataatataaatttaaatgttacTAATATTTATAAAACAGATGAAAAGAATCGTATGAATATAAAAGTTTCCACTGATAAAGAAGTTATTGAAAATAACGATAAAACTAACAACATTAATTTAGACAAAGAAAATTTAGAGATGATACCTAATACTGTAGAAAcgaatataaacaataaaagtaCATTAAGCGATACAGCACTCAACATTGTTGAAACTAACAACAATGGACAAgtacaacaaaataaaaaggaACCAGCACTTCCATCTCACTCAAATGTCCATACAGGGCATGAAAATATTAACAATCACATTGAAATTACCATAGTTGAACCAAAAGGAAATATTAAAACAGATGTTGAAAAGAATGAAGATATCGAGGAAAACACtaaaataaatagtaataaaGATTTTAACATGGATGACGCTTTGCTGAAAATATCAACACCAGAAGATATTAATGATCTTAATATTCAAGAAATTAAAGATGAGCAAATGCCGCCATCTAAAGATTTGGAGCCGGAAAAAGCTATAGAAAAATCTAATGACATAGACGTAGACAAAGAAAATGATTTAGTGAATTGTGACATTGTCGGACGTCCCAACAATGACATGGACACACAATACCTCGATAACGAAAACATTCGCAAGAATTCACAAACGATTAAGGTAATTATCGATGACAATAAAAGTAATAATGGCAAGAATAATTTAGAAAACAATTTTCAGAAGCGATATTTTCATCATACTTACCACAAATTGAAAACAGCTCATTGTCAAGGTGACCAATGTGATTTAAATAAAAGATTagcaaaaaagaaattttttagaaGGAAAAAGCAGCCATATTccaattatattaacaaaaaacgTGATTCATACAAACTAAGGCAACTAAAGTCTGCAGACTATGTTTATGACGCTGATATAGAAGAACCAATTGATGAGGAATATGTAAATGAAGAACATGCGACCTCTAAAAGAGAACATTTTATAGCAATCAATAAAAAAGGTGCTGTTGAAGGAGATTACGGCGATGAAGAAGATTCTATACCTTCTAAAAGtaacaaattaaatcaaataatcAAGAAAAGCGATAATGTTTTTGCTGATCCACGAACTGTATCATCACGTGATGAGGAGGATGACGGTGACTATTATGAAGAGGAAATTAGTTCTAAGAATGGGACAGTGAATGCCACCAAGAATGGTAAACTTGAAATCAAGGAACAAAATGAAAATTTTGGCAAAAGAAGACACCAGAAACCTAAGCCTCCGCCTAATACAAAGAAACAAAAACCACATCAAAAAGAAATAGATAATAAAAACAGAAACTATGTAAGGGAACCCAGATCCCAAGCAGATACAGAAAACATTGGGCAATCACAGAAACTTGTAAGAAAATCtcaagaaaattttgaaaaaattgctTCGGCTAAGAAACAGGTGAAAAATAAATTCCCCCTATCGTCCAAAGgtttttttacaaataataatatcAAAAGAAGCGATTCACTCGCGGATGTAGATAAATCCGGTTCTGCAGATTCGCCCAAAATTGATGTTGATGACCTAGCAAAATCTGCCTTGGGCCTTACTAACAGTGATCTGGAGAGAACTACTCTCTTTAATTTTAACGAAGTTCCTGGTGTTAGTGTGTCCAGTACCATGCCGCCTGAATCGGTTACTGAGGTATGTGAGGAAGTTACTCAAGTAAGCATCGGTAATATGTGTGAGAATGAGACTATTTTAGAAAAGCAGCATGTTATGACAACCATTTTGTCTATTATACCCGACGTTGAACATGAGATGGtaagtaaacaaaatattttttttatttaaagacagTCGCATTCATCTGatggttattagcgacggatCTGTACAATTTAACAAGTATAGGGGAAACTTTCCCAGTACCGGCGGAGTGTGTTTCCAATAAAGTCCACTACATAGTAGCGATATGCGCTCTAGCATTAGAAGCTTTATGCCATTTAGGTTCACTGTGCAGGTGGCGATCATTTCGTGCTTCTTGTTTTAAGCTTCTAAACTGTGATGCCTGGTgagtacattttattttttatagtttgtGTTAATGCTACTTATATAACCAATGCATAGAAGTCATTGATATTTAATCATAAACATTAGTTTGtaaggaaaatattaaatcatctTGCTACCATATTCTCCCAGTATCGGACACTCATGTGCTGTCTATCGGACAGACACTAAATATTGTGTGCTGACtcattaattctttttttttacctTCCAGATATATTGAACACGATGTCGAAAGAAAAAAAGAGTATTTTGTTAGAAGGCTCGATGAAAATGGCAATCAAGCAAGTATTGGAAAACAAAATAACTATTAGACAAGCTTCTTTTCATTTTTCTGTCCCAAAGAGCACGCTGGCAGACATAATCAAACAGCTATAAGGTGGTGGAGACGTAGATATGAAGCCACTTATAGGTCATATTAAGAAGATTTTTCTGAAGAGGTAGAAACCAAATTAGTTGAACATTTAATAGATATAGACAACAAATGATGCCTatgaacaaaaaaaatgtttttaatatttactttggAGTTATCTGAAAACTTCCgcgtaatttaataaaaataaaagattgcAGGAGACaagttttataattattttttaagtcgCCATTCCCACCTTTATTTGCGAAAACCATAGTTAACAAGTATTCAAAGAGCTGTCGGTTTTAACAAACCACAAGTGAACCTCTTCTTCAACAAATATGGAGCACTGCTATCAAAATTTAACTTTATTCCCTCAAAGGTGTTTAACTGTGATGAGATGGGAGTTTCTGTGGTCCATGATAGTGCCTGAATGGTTCTGTCACAGGAAGGAAGAGGCTGGTAAGTAAAATCACATCGGAAGAGAGATGCAGAACTGTAACTGTGCTACTGTCTTTCAACGAGACAGGTGATGTATTTTACCTTCGTTATTTGTATTTGGTAGTATTAAAATTGCAGAAGAGTTGAAGAAGGATGTTTTGGAGGTGAGAATTTTTGCTTGTCAACAAAGTAGGTGGGAATGCCGATTCATTTTTGCATTAACTAAAAATGTTTGATATTCGAGTGAATCCCACTAAGGAAAGTCTGGATTTTCTGATACTTGACAGACCACAGTTCTCACAAAAAACTATAAGCAATTATATATTCGAGAGATGACAATTGTTATATGATAAGACCACACCACCCACAAACTTCAGCCTCTTGACCGAGCAGTACTGAGACCGTTCAAGGTTGCGTACAATGAGGCTTCTGCAAGTAGATGAACCAATATTGCCTGCTTAAAATAACCCAAAGAAACATTGCTGGATTGCATCTTGGTTAATAAGCATTTTGGTTTATTTATACTGCTACATAGCTTTAAAAATTATACTGTTAACGTAAATAAAACTTTAAACCTTAGTACTTCAAACTCTATTTacgaattttttttaaacagaacAAAAAGAATTAAACGGTTTTTCAGACTTCTGCTGGTGGCCATATGTACCCGCTGCCGAGGGTTAAAAGTGGCAACTGCCACTATTAccatcatttaaaaaataattaaatggaGAAATCGCAAATGTAAATTTTGCTTTCGAAACGGGTACAGTCTTTGTGTGCCCATTGGCCGCAAATGCTGCATTGGATACAGAGTTCTCTGTTTTTACAGAATTCGCCACAAATTGTGCAAATATCTTCGTTAACGTCCCTATCGCGGTCATCGTCATCATCCTCATCTTCAGATGATATATATTCTGTGATCTTCTGTGTTCGTataaaatttcttttttggaaCTATTCGCGGAGGTCTGGACTCTTCGATGCCTATTTTtcgtttcgtttctttactagcTTTATTTCTCATTTACTCTTCCTTCTTCCGTTGTTTTTCTTCTAAAAGTTACTTCACTGGTGTTGATGTCAATATTTCGGAATATTGTTTCCTGTTGCTTTTGTGGTTGGATCTTTTATTTCCAACTGAGTCATCTTTTGAGCATTCTGGTAGTGGAGTTATGTCAACAAAAGATACTTCAAACTTTTTGTCATCTGTCGAACTTTCTTTATTCCCCTTAACTTCCTTATTATTCTTCTCCTTATctaatcaattttttttctcttgGTCTAGTGTCTTTTTATCGTTTTCTTGTATGAATGATTCACCTGGAGCAAAGTCTTCATCGGTAAA
Coding sequences:
- the LOC140443138 gene encoding uncharacterized protein isoform X1, which produces MKLLNLREVTCILIIFLNIIRADQDFLEYYQPRPDLPKELNEWLAFVQEHKQDFKAIKNIVKRRNREQNYYDEIEEAQNHKLLSYDEEQYIDEAPHNDIYPHFNQELNKNAPSNLGTTNHKQRNNKKLNKVKSSHKSSRARRHSSKEHFFESQKIPVVEPNGKNGEIHRFDKKFPERYQQDNQDKYNKREIQINVLKDGKLIKSIQENEKDSKSLVFNIEAVNDDKNSIEQNSKNFKLPKSLLNISPFQRSLHSDSKELFNKDHENVLNYNNLFSVNEKLNTDRNIADKTLKDNALFYQVTEPNSHSIIHQPLHPFFQSNISNFITPQNVQEKQNQFYGNKFKDMSKFWTASEKDRLQKGIEFAQDNPNLKNGVQDNGFESAKSIVVEDSPNKDSSVEKGPQQLSLKRNSDYKDGSILGLDNYVNNAASENVNEMLNKNLNIIEHPDKNVRHKENIDVTVSFFNDTEKNQNVDNTKPTDSNTEVVLDNEDMSKENENNNNHNINLNVTNIYKTDEKNRMNIKVSTDKEVIENNDKTNNINLDKENLEMIPNTVETNINNKSTLSDTALNIVETNNNGQVQQNKKEPALPSHSNVHTGHENINNHIEITIVEPKGNIKTDVEKNEDIEENTKINSNKDFNMDDALLKISTPEDINDLNIQEIKDEQMPPSKDLEPEKAIEKSNDIDVDKENDLVNCDIVGRPNNDMDTQYLDNENIRKNSQTIKVIIDDNKSNNGKNNLENNFQKRYFHHTYHKLKTAHCQGDQCDLNKRLAKKKFFRRKKQPYSNYINKKRDSYKLRQLKSADYVYDADIEEPIDEEYVNEEHATSKREHFIAINKKGAVEGDYGDEEDSIPSKSNKLNQIIKKSDNVFADPRTVSSRDEEDDGDYYEEEISSKNGTVNATKNGKLEIKEQNENFGKRRHQKPKPPPNTKKQKPHQKEIDNKNRNYVREPRSQADTENIGQSQKLVRKSQENFEKIASAKKQVKNKFPLSSKGFFTNNNIKRSDSLADVDKSGSADSPKIDVDDLAKSALGLTNSDLERTTLFNFNEVPGVSVSSTMPPESVTEVCEEVTQVSIGNMCENETILEKQHVMTTILSIIPDVEHEMSGNNSFDTKNDTFEKLDEVLSGQLPISLVSSVYDHMKTHPTFKTRFYSGMRRRHHKESSGDLENLNQQESKQLVNVMEDIINKLQWTTNCQMLPKKYNQYLRSITRAKSHDALSKTKQMEEVDFDDGQDTKNFIFHAASADSTIEQKIKTLHEMLEKFEQLPPSCKSRAEPVKKYIENHMEMLNKVQETKPRRVNKESEPNNFQAHQQPIRRNDQYEESSDLIEKQLHSVGLGKNPNFKPNFDINHLVQQSRIGQKVEKEDQVENPRLEKKIKRDLNADTSKNYEKLVEAIRKERIKREAKRRIATSFGRLDMTDYEGKSSNKAFKDVFDTPLVYVL
- the LOC140443138 gene encoding uncharacterized protein isoform X2, which codes for MKLLNLREVTCILIIFLNIIRADQDFLEYYQPRPDLPKELNEWLAFVQEHKQDFKAIKNIVKRRNREQNYYDEIEEAQNHKLLSYDEEQYIDEAPHNDIYPHFNQELNKNAPSNLGTTNHKQRNNKKLNKVKSSHKSSRARRHSSKEHFFESQKIPVVEPNGKNGEIHRFDKKFPERYQQDNQDKYNKREIQINVLKDGKLIKSIQENEKDSKSLVFNIEAVNDDKNSIEQNSKNFKLPKSLLNISPFQRSLHSDSKELFNKDHENVLNYNNLFSVNEKLNTDRNIADKTLKDNALFYQVTEPNSHSIIHQPLHPFFQSNISNFITPQNVQEKQNQFYGNKFKDMSKFWTASEKDRLQKGIEFAQDNPNLKNGVQDNGFESAKSIVVEDSPNKDSSVEKGPQQLSLKRNSDYKDGSILGLDNYVNNAASENVNEMLNKNLNIIEHPDKNVRHKENIDVTVSFFNDTEKNQNVDNTKPTDSNTEVVLDNEDMSKENENNNNHNINLNVTNIYKTDEKNRMNIKVSTDKEVIENNDKTNNINLDKENLEMIPNTVETNINNKSTLSDTALNIVETNNNGQVQQNKKEPALPSHSNVHTGHENINNHIEITIVEPKGNIKTDVEKNEDIEENTKINSNKDFNMDDALLKISTPEDINDLNIQEIKDEQMPPSKDLEPEKAIEKSNDIDVDKENDLVNCDIVGRPNNDMDTQYLDNENIRKNSQTIKVIIDDNKSNNGKNNLENNFQKRYFHHTYHKLKTAHCQGDQCDLNKRLAKKKFFRRKKQPYSNYINKKRDSYKLRQLKSADYVYDADIEEPIDEEYVNEEHATSKREHFIAINKKGAVEGDYGDEEDSIPSKSNKLNQIIKKSDNVFADPRTVSSRDEEDDGDYYEEEISSKNGTVNATKNGKLEIKEQNENFGKRRHQKPKPPPNTKKQKPHQKEIDNKNRNYVREPRSQADTENIGQSQKLVRKSQENFEKIASAKKQVKNKFPLSSKGFFTNNNIKRSDSLADVDKSGSADSPKIDVDDLAKSALGLTNSDLERTTLFNFNEVPGVSVSSTMPPESVTEVCEEVTQVSIGNMCENETILEKQHVMTTILSIIPDVEHEMSGNNSFDTKNDTFEKLDEVLSGQLPISLVSSVYDHMKTHPTFKTRFYSGMRRRHHKESSGDLENLNQQESKQLVNVMEDIINKLQWTTNCQMLPKKYNQYLRSITRAKSHDALSKTKQMEEVDFDDGQDTKNFIFHAASADSTIEQKIKTLHEMLEKFEQLPPSCKSRAEPVKKYIENHMEMLNKVQETKPRRVNKESEPNNFQAHQQPIRRNDQYEESSDLIEKQLHSVGLGKNPNFKPNFDINHLVQQSRIGQKVEKEGKIRSKTRDWRKRSREI